Part of the Oncorhynchus nerka isolate Pitt River linkage group LG14, Oner_Uvic_2.0, whole genome shotgun sequence genome is shown below.
TGTTTGTCTGTGTAAAGTATAAACGCTGTATATTATACTGCTACTGCAGTTTGTTCGGCACGTTTCAGAAACAGAGGTTCCTTCCATGGCTTTTGAATTCTCTCCAGAAATAAAACAAACCCGAATAAACATCTGAGACATTCATTCCCTCAACTGTGGTCTTATAATGATATTGGATCcagtcctgtatggctcagttgatagagcacggcgcttgcaatgccaggattgTGGGTTGGAGTCCCTGGACCACCCATATGTAACAATGcatggataaaagtgtctgctaaatggcatatgttAATAAAGGATAATAACCACATTCAAATATATGTATAGTCACAGAGGCATTTACATATTGTCACTTATAGGCTACTTACTGTATTATGTATCTCAAATCCCATGCCTGTGCTCAAGTGCTTTTATAGGAGAATACTTGGTTTATCTTAGTCACAATCTGTCATTTCACCAGCATGACCCTGGTACTTTGTTTGGTGAGCTGTGGGACCCAGACACATCACTCCCCCAGCCAGAACAGACCCCCTGGTGACTCCATCATTGCCAGTTAATGGCAAAATAGACCGGGGTCTCGTTTTCCAATAGCGATGGAATGTAGGCGAGTGTTTTAACGATGCATCTTTCCTACAAATGCCGAAGATATATCAGGCGTTTCCCTAAACACCATACAGAGAGAATCGTCGCTAAGTGTATCGTTGGAGCACATGTTGATACTGTTAGGATCGAAAGAAAGCGAGTGCTGCTCTCGctgctctcggatcagctttATCCATCAAAATCTTTCCTTAAAGTTATAATGATTTCACAATACCGACGACGGAACAGTTCCTAGACCTAGAGAGATATTACTACTTATGCCTGGAAATATTGAGGGGTATTATTCTAATGATAAATTTGCACAAAATCACTTATTTGGCAGATCATTGTGCACATGTTAGGATACACATCATAGAATATGTTGAGACAAATTAAAGACAGCAAAATATAACACATTTGATTAaacatgaaatgtatttcaatatgattgaaataggcctatagcttactgtttatattttaaTGCGGTCATCTCTCATTTGAAACATATTTTTATATGTCGCTAGTTTGTATCATTTGCAAAGACAGTGGCAACTTAGAATTTTTGTTCTGAAGTTATCATGCTCACAGAGACAGATGTGATTGATACTCTGTTTAGcggagatcttctgtgtataaagtgacgTGTGAGGGCAAAAAGGTATCTTACGGCACGCTTAGCTGTTCTatgagtggtctgaggcaggcgtTAGATTTCGAGTGTTTTCAAGTGCAACGTTAATaacgatggttttgggaaacagctcggAGATATAACGATGCTCCTACGAAGGTTCTAACAATGAACTTaaccttaagatgcttttgggaaaccgggcccaggtcTCTTCAAGCCTGGTATATTGCTCACTATACCATTTGTGTCTCGACAGCTGGAATTTGAAATGCGACATAGTCTACCCCATTTTATATTTGATTTTGGCATTCCTGAAATTCTCATTGTCTAAAAGTAATATGAACAATATCAGCTCAAGTTAGTTCTTGAAATAACCAGTTCACTGTAATATAAGCTGAAGTTGTCTTTGGTTTCTTTTTTGTTATAGAAGACTCAGGCTTTGCACAGCACAGCTGCATGACTAATAAAAAGCGGACATTTTCCTAGCCGATTCTCAACGGTTACTTATCATCTCATTGAGCACTGGCTAATTTGTTCCTATGTTTGTTTATATCCTTTGAGTGAATGTTCTTGATCTGAGAACATGGCTACATTATTTATTCTGATACAATGTGCTTAGCTAAGAGTATCACAAGTTTGTATGTTAAATACTGCACTCTAGGCCTAGTACATCAGACAACAGCACAGAAAAATACTTCCTGATTTCCCCCATTTACATTTAATCAGTTGCTGATTCACCAAGTATATCTATGTATGAGAGTCTAGCGATAAACAGTCATGTTAGAGAAgcatggtttatctctctctgtgtggtatggTTACTCTGGCCAGCCAGCCTGTCTGTATGTGTTTGAGTCACTGTGAGTAAGAGGCAGCATCTGTTTAAACAAAACAGAACTGGACATTGAATCATGCAGGTCTGTCTGTTTCAAGTCACTGACTGACcacaaacacaggaacacagatTTACACTCTGAATTCCTGATGGATTCACTCTATCACTCATGTATTTTGGTCACAAAAGGCCCAGACATTTGACATCTTCTTTTGCACTTTTGTGATTGGGAGTCAAGTCCCCCTggacacaaactggttgaatcagtgttgtttccacatcatttaaacaaacaaaaatgaatGTGATTGGATTTGcgaaaagtcatcaacgtaaagGAATTTCATAAATGTTTGTCTTTTTTTCACGCAACTTTTAGCCTAAATTCATGACAAGGTTCACATTTCTGTTGATTTCAGATTGAATTCACATTAGACAACTCAATCaactgtaaatcaaaactagacattaAACTGACGTCTGTGTCCACCATTATCCATTGCAGGTCTAGATGTCCATTGTCATGAATGTGGGCACATACATTTGATGTAGTTCATATGATGCTTAGATGACAACCTGGTATTTCTTATCTCTAGGTGGTATGTTATTAGTGTGGTTATTAGAACAGTCTGTTTCTCCTTCTTGTTCCCCATtataacagtgtctctctctctcccccctctctcattctccagtACAACAGCTGCCCCCAGGGTCCGGCTGGCACCCCTGGCAGGGAGGGTAACCCTGGCACCAATGGCATCCCTGGGACCCCTGGCATCCCGGGGCGCGATGGCATcaagggggagaaaggagagtgtgtgagtgaggtgtTTGAGGAGCCCTGGAAACCCAACTACAAGCAGTGTGCCTGGAACTCACTCAACTATGGGATCGACCTGGGCAAAATAGCTGTAAGTGGCAGGCAATGCTCATTAGACAGGATCTGGGGCACAGAGTAATATAGTTACATCAGCATTATTACTATATTGATCATCCATAATAATGTTGATTGTGTTCGTTTAGAGAAAAGCATTCGTTAACATGTTATTTTAATTTGCTCTTAAGCCTCTGTACTAACAGTATAATTACTGTTAACAACATTGTATTATTCACACTGAATTGAAACGAGACATGAATACAAAACATAAAACATTGAAGATGCTATCATTGGATGCTAGTGTCTCCACCTCTCGTGTCTCCCCTGTAGGACTGTACATTCACCAAGCTGCGTTCAGACAGCGCCCTGCGTGTGCTCTTCAGCGGCTCCCTGAGGCTGAAGTGTAAGACAGCCTGCTGCCAGCGTTGGTACTTCACCTTCAACGGAGCTGAGTGTACAGGACCTCTGCCCATCGAGTTCATCATCTACCTCGACCAAGGCAGCCCTGAGCTCAACTCCACCATCAACATACACAGAACCTCATCTGGTAATCAACCTTACACTCACTATACATAGAACCTCATCTGGTAATCAACCTTACACTCACTATATACAGAACCTCATCTGGTAATCAACCTTACACTCACTATATACAGAACCTCATCTGGTAATCAACTTTACACTCACTATATACAGAACCTCATCTGGTAATCAACCTTACACTCACTATATACAGAACCTCATCTGGTAATCAACCTTACACTCACTATACACAGAACCTCATCTGGTAATCAACCTTACACTCACTATACATAGAACCTCATCTGGTAATCAACCTTACACTCACTATACATAGAACCTCATCTGGTAATCAACCTTACACTCACTATACATAGAACCTCATCTGGTAATCAACCTTACACTCACTATACACATAACCTCATCTGGTAATCAACCTTACACTCACTATATACAGAACCTCATCTGGTAATCAACCTTACACTCACTATATACAGAACCTCATCTGGTAATCAACTTTACACTCACTATACACATAACCTCATCTGGTAATCAACCTTACACTCACTATATACAGAACCTCATCTGATAATCAACCTTACACTCACTATATACAGAACCTCATCTGGTAATCAACCTTACACTCACTATATACAGAACCTCACCTGGTAATCAACTTTACACTCACTATATACAGAACCTCATCTGGTAATCAACCTTACACTCACTATATACAGAACCTCATCTGGTAATCAACCTTACACTCACTATATACAGAACCTCATCTGGTAATCAACCTTACACTCACTATATACAGAACCTCATCTGGTAATCAACTTTACACTCACTATACACATAACCTCATCTGGTAATCAACCTTACACTCACTATATACAGAACCTCATCTGGTAATCAACCTTACACTCACTATATACAGAACCTCATCTGGTAATCAACCTTACACTCACTATATACAGAACCTCACCTGGTAATCAACTTTACACTCACTATATACAGAACCTCATCTGGTAATCAACCTTACACTCACTATATACAGAACCTCATCTGGTAATCAACCTTACACTCACTATATACAGAACCTCATCTGGTAATCAACCTTACACTCACTATACACAGAACCTCATCTGGTAATCAACCTTACACTCACTATACACAGAACCTCATCTGGTAATCAACCTTACACTCACTATACATAGAACCTCATCTGGTAATCAACCTTACACTCACTATATACAGAACCTCATCTGGTAATCAACCTTACACTCACTATATACAGAACCTCATCTGGTAATCAACCTTACACTCACTATATACAGAACCTCATCTGGTAATCAACCTTACACTCACTATATACAGAACCTCATCTGGTAATCAACCTTACACTCACTATACACAGAACCTCATCTGGTAATCAACCTTACACTCACTATACATAGAACCTCATCTGGTAATCAACCTTACACTCACTATACATAGAACCTCATCTGGTAATCAACCTTACACTCACTATACATAGAACCTCATCTGGTAATCAACCTTACACTCACTATACACAGAACCTCATCTGGTAATCAACCTTACACTCACTATATACAGAACCTCATCTGGTAATCAACCTTACACTCACTATATACAGAACCTCATCTGGTAATCAACCTTACACTCACTATACACATAACCTCATCTGGTAATCAACCTTACACTCACTATATACAGAACCTCATCTGATAATCAACCTTACACTCACTATATACAGAACCTCATCTGGTAATCAACCTTACACTCACTATATACAGAACCTCATCTGGTAATCAACCTTACACTCACTATATACAGAACCTCATCTGATAATCAACCTTACACTCACTATACATAGAACCTCATCTGGTAATCAACCTTACACTCACTATATACAGAACCTCATCTGGTAATCAACCTTACACTCACTATATACAGAACCTCATCTGGTAATCAACCTTACACTCACTATACATAGAACCTCATCTGGTAATCAACCTTACACTCACTATACATAGAACCTCATCTGGTAATCAACCTTACACTCACTATACATAGAACCTCATCTGGTAATCAACCTTACACTCACTATATACAGAACCTCATCTGATAATCAACCTTACACTCACTATATACAGAACCTCATCTGGTAATCAACCTTACACTCACTATATACAGAACCTCATCTGGTAATCAACCTTACACTCACTATATACAGAACCTCATCTGATAATCAACCTTACACTCACTATATACAGAACCTCATCTGGTAATCAACCTTACACTCACTATATACAGAACCTCATCTGGTAATCAACCTTACACTCACTATACACATAACCTCATCTGGTAATCAACCTTACACTCACTATACACAGAACCTCATCTGGTAATCAACCTTACACTCACTATACACAGAACCTCATCTGGTAATCAACCTTACACTCACTATACACAGAACCTCATCTGGTAATCAACCTTACACTCACTATATACAGGACCTCATCTGGTTACAGATTATACCACCAACATGTATAGCTCATCCGGTAAGTGGAACGGAGCTAAACTGAGCTATTGTAGCTAGTGGTAGCCATTTGTTTGTGGTGGTATTTTGCTTATATATCTCAAATGTGAAATCTATTGTAGCCTTAAAATATGAATAATATCTCTACTATTACTGTTTAAATTCTACTGTGAAGCAAGACATTTTGCATATGCATGCCCACTTCATAGTTTTCTGTAGCTGCCAAGTTCACCAGTGTAGCAAGACCAAAACAAAGCCATTAACAGCCCTCGTATTGGCACACAtacggcagtgtgtgtgttcaatgtAACTCAGGAAGTTGTCTTGTAAATATACCTCAATGACCTTAGTACTTTTCTCAGTGACACTTTGCCTTAAGTTGCCCTTATACCCTTTTAACTATGCATTAATGAGTGTAGAAACAACACTTTGTTAACAGTCGTTAGAGTAACTCCTCTTCTTGTCTTGTCCCAGTTGAAGGGTTGTGTGAGGGGATCCGGGCAGGCCTGGTGGACGTGGCTATCTGGGTGGGGACCTGTGCTGACTACCCCAGAGGAGATGCATCTACAGGGTGGAACTCTGTATCCAGGGTCTTCATAGAGGAGCTGCCCAAATGAGGCCGTCTTTTTTAAGTGATGGGACCAGGCCCCATAGAGAAAGAACCCCTAACAATCCTTCTGAAGCCTTTGACTACATATCAGTTTAGATTCTGGATGGGTTCCTAGTCTTTGACAATGTCCTCTGGCCAATCAGACAACTTCAGTTGTGGCTAAAGCCTACTACAGTATCACTGATGTTCACTTGTATGTTTTGTACTACAGCACCTGGGTAGGGTCTAGTTTATTGGCCACCTGAAATTAGATTTATTCCTCATTAGTCCCATTCCTGTTTAATAAGGCAAGATTTTGAATTACTGTCAATTAAGTCATATATTATATGAATCATGCATTGTGTTACTCATTACACTATAACATGTTTTCCTATCGGATATATGTTTTTTGAAAATGGGTGAATTCATAAAGAAATGCATGGGTAGATATATTTTTCAAGTGACAAGTTAACACGACACAGCTTTAAAATGTTATCTGAAGCAAAAAAAGCTAACAAATGTTTTCCTATCAGAGAAGAACATCATTTGAACATTGGTTTTTGCATTACCAGGTAAATTAATAAAGAAATGCATGTGTTAATATCTTTTTCCAAGTGAAAAGTGAACACAGGACAGCTGTTAAATGTAATCTGAAGCTACAAAAAGCTAACAAATGTTTTACTATCAGAGAACTTTTGTTGAACATTGGTTTATGCATGACCAGGTGAATTCATAAAAAATGAATGTGTTCATATCGTTTTGAAATGACAAGTGAACACAGCACAGCAAAATGTAAAATGATCTGAAATGAAAAAGCAACATAAAGCATTCAACTTTAGTAGAACATTTTACCTGAAAATGAACTAATGCCAATTCAACACTGATATTTCAGATTAAGACTTCTGAAATTAACATTATTTCAAAGATGTGAAACGGTGTAATCAGTCATCTGTGATCATTTCCTATGACATAATTATATGCACTACAGTATGACACCAATacagtaaataaaaacaaattgGGCGTACATTAGTCCCCTGAAAATAGCAGGTATGCtcttttaacacacacacacacagtactcacATCACAGCCAGCAGCATTGAAATGGTTCATTTTGCTTTGATGTTTCACACCCACATCCTGTATAGTACCTCCAGTGAGGTCTGTTCTTCTCTGATGCATCCAaggaagagacagagaccagtctttAATTATCAGCATTGTCAACATCATTTTTTGACTCGGCTGCCAGAGGTGCATCCAGGTGACATGTCTGCTTCAGTTGTCCAGTTACCTGCTGTGACAGTTCTGGAGACTTCAGTTCATGGCTTATCTTATCTAGCGCCACATACACTGGCTGAGTCCCTTCCTTTTTGTGGTCTTTCCATGGCTGTCTCCTTAGTCCTCCTCACTTCTGGCCCATCAGGAAGCGAGACACGTTCTCATAGACCACGAAGGTGATACAGCAGGCTGGGGTGACACGGATCAGGTTGGGCACCATGCCTTTATAGAACCCTACAGCTCCCTCATTCCTGTGGAGGGGCCAAAAGAAACACAGTAGTCACTATGTGGGAGAAGAAAAAACACAGACTGAAATGGCAGCATTGGAATGGGCGTTAGCAAGCTTTCTCATGGCTCTCTGTAGGGTTAGAGTTTGAAGCTGCAGATCTTTGTTGCTTCATACTGTTATGTTACCTAACCCATGAACATGGTTATATGCTCAGTTAACAGTCAATTATACCAAGTTTTGACAAGTTAACCTAAAACTAGCTGTTTTCCCTGTATGTACAGTTAACCAACAGTGTGGTCTTGGCCTACCTCCATGTCCTCCTGACCACATCCAGGACTCCATTGTACTTATTATGCTGGTCCTGCAGGCGAGCCCGCACCACCTGGTAAGGGTATGTGGTAGCCACAGCAAATATTTTGGATAGAGCTGCCATTGTGATATATTCCAATGGATtctggtcagacagagagagagagaggttggaggaaTGATGCCTGTGATTCACTTCTTTCATAAGCATTACGGTAATTCTTCCAGAAATCCTGCAACACTTAGATGTGGGTTTTCTTTATAAGTACTTTAAAGGTTTATTCCCCATatggttgagtcattaaaactaggtGTGGTTATAGAAGTCTTAATGTttcctcactctgcagtctgcacTCACCAGTTTTGCTTCTGAAGGCATTTTCTTGTATTTGTTGTAGTCTCTCTTCAACTCCTCATAGGCCATGAACTGCAATGCCCCGTGTGACGTGCCAAATAAACCAGGAACATACCCCTGGAGGATTAAACACTGGGGTCATTATCTGTacctgacaaataaactttgaaatGAAATGTTATATATTATCTTCTAAATCCAATTGATATGATCATGGTATTTATAATATTgatgttattatattattatagctGATTTAAAGACACTAATATCTTGAAAGACAATTTATCCTATCGACTACCCAGGCTGTTCAATTCCAGTCCTGGAGGTCCGAAACACTTCTGTTTTTGTTTCTACCTGGTAGTTAATTGCACAcaactggtgtcccaggtctgaatTAGTCCCTTATTAGAAGTAGAGGATGACAACCAGAAGGGTTTTGGCCTTAGAGGACTGACATTGATCAGCCCTGCCCTGTGCACGATCTACTCATACTAGCACTACtaactactttattgaggaaaaaatgTACTTATTACTATGACTGTGAACAGCTGTGTAAAGTAGTTAAGTAAAAATAATTGAatatactacttaagtagtttttggggtagCTGTACTGGTTTGGTGCAGTCTGCACTgcctaatataaggaatttgaaatgactgATACTTTTGctttttatacttaagtatatttcagcaattacatttacttttgatactgaagtatatttaaaaccagatacttttaaacttttactcaagtagtattttaatgGGCGACTTTCACTTGAGTCGTTCCCTATtaatgtatctttacttttactgaagtatgacaatttggtactttttccaccactgactgaaatgttgttgtctcacctagctatcttaagatgaatgcactaaatgtatgtccctctggataagagtgtgctAAATTGCTCAAATGTAAAATGGATGTACTGCCCCCTAGTGATAGTCTACAAGACATACATTCAATTTTTATGcaactacagtacatactgtaataaCTTCAATAAAagcaaattcacatagaaatttgAGTTATAGGTATGtcactcattgaaagcaagtctaagaagtggtacaTCTGTTCTATGtggctatttctatgcttcttgttcttaagttttgttttgcttcttttactttctgttttgtacaccagcttcaaacatctgaaaatacaatattttggggTATGGAAAAgctatttcacagcggtttagatgatacaatgattctctacactacactaaaTTAAATGAGgctaactcaaatcaaatcaaagtttatttgtcacgtgggccaaatacaaccttacagtgaaatgcttacttacaagctttaaccaacagtgtaatatatatatattttttaaaggtattaggtgaacaataggtaagtaaagaaatacaaACAACCATAAAAAGACAGTGataaataacagtagcgaggctataaaagtagcgaggctatatacaggcacctgttagtcgggctgattgaggtagtatgtacatgtagatatggttaaagtgacgatgcatatatgatgaacagagagtagcagtagtgtaaacaagggggtggcgggacacaatgcagatagtccgtgtagccaatgtgcgggagctcTGGttggtcgggctaattgaggtagtatgtacatgaatgtatagttaaagtgactatgcatatatgataaacagagagtagcagcagcgtaaaaagaggggttgggggggaacacaatgcaaacagtccaggtagccatttgattacctgttcaggagtcttattagaactacactgctcaaaaaaataaagggaacacttaaacaacacaatgtaactccaagtcaatcacacttctgtgaaatcaaactgtccacttaggaagcaacactgattgacaataaatttcacatactGTTGTGCAAattgaatagacaacaggtggaaattataggcaattagcaagactcccccaataaaggagtggttctgcaggtggtgaccagaccacttctcagttcctatgcttcctggctgatgttttggtcacttttgaatgctggcggtgctttcactctagtggtagagtgagtctacaacccacacaagtggctcaggtagtgcagctcatccaggatggtacatcaatgcgagctgtggcaagaaggtttgctgtgtctgtcagcgtagtgtccagagcatggaggcgctaccaggagacaggccagtacatcaggagacgtggaggaggccgtaggagggcaacaacccagcagcaggaccgctacctccgcctttgtgcaaggaggagtaggaggagcactgccagagccctgcaaaatgacctccagcaggccacaaatgtgcatgtgtctgctcaaacggttagaaacagactccatgagggtggtatgagggcctgacgtccacacgtgggggttgtgcttacagcccaacaccatgcaggacgtttggcatttgccagagaacaccaagattggcaaattcgccactggcaccctgtgctcttcacagatgaaagcaggttcacactgagcacatgtgacagacgtgacagtctggagacgccgtggagaacgttctgctgcctgcaacatcctccagcatgaccggtttggctgtgggtcagtcatggtgtggggtggcatttctttggggggccgcacagccctcaatgtgctcgccagaggtagcctgactgccattaggtaccgagatgaaatcctcagaccccttgtgagaccatatgctggtgcggttggccctgggttcctcctaatgcaagacaatgctagacctcatgtggctggagtgtgtcagcagttcctgcaagaggaaggcattgatgctatggactggcccgcccgttccccagacctgaatccaattgagcacatctgggacatcatgtctcgctccatccaccaacgccacgttgcaccacagactgtccaggagttggcggatgctttagtccaggtctgggaggagatccctaaggagaccatccgccacctcatcaggagcatgaccaggcgttgtagggaggtcatacaggcacgtggaggccacacacactactgagcctcattttgacttgttttaaggacattacatcaatgttggatcagcctgtagtgtggttttccactttaattttgagtgtgactccaaatccagacctccatgggttgatacatttgatttccattgataatttttgtgtgattttgttgtcagcacattcaactatgtaaagaaaaaagtatttaataagaatatgtcacaccctgaccatagtttgctttgtatgtttctatgttttgtttggtcagggtgtgatctgagtgggcattctatgttgtgtctagtttgtctgtttctgtgtttgccctgatatggttctcaatcagaggcaggtgttagtcattgtctctgattgggaaccatatttaggtagcctgttttgtgttgggttttgtgggtggttgtctcctgtgtcagtatttgtaccacacgggactgtttcgggttttcacggtttttgtagtttattcatgtatagtttctttattaaagaaccatgaattataaccacgctgcattttggtccgcctctccttcccaggaagaacccCGTtacagaatatttcattcattcagatctaggatgtgttattttagtgttccctttattcttttg
Proteins encoded:
- the LOC115102615 gene encoding collagen triple helix repeat-containing protein 1-like isoform X2; protein product: MVSALARLLLITCVILPFHGAEKLRKALDRKDVEYEKYNSCPQGPAGTPGREGNPGTNGIPGTPGIPGRDGIKGEKGECVSEVFEEPWKPNYKQCAWNSLNYGIDLGKIADCTFTKLRSDSALRVLFSGSLRLKCKTACCQRWYFTFNGAECTGPLPIEFIIYLDQGSPELNSTINIHRTSSVEGLCEGIRAGLVDVAIWVGTCADYPRGDASTGWNSVSRVFIEELPK
- the LOC115102615 gene encoding collagen triple helix repeat-containing protein 1-like isoform X1, with translation MVSALARLLLITCVILPFHGAEKLRKALDRKDVEYEKCTGNDADKPNCTRIAAESDSRTSYLNNMYNSCPQGPAGTPGREGNPGTNGIPGTPGIPGRDGIKGEKGECVSEVFEEPWKPNYKQCAWNSLNYGIDLGKIADCTFTKLRSDSALRVLFSGSLRLKCKTACCQRWYFTFNGAECTGPLPIEFIIYLDQGSPELNSTINIHRTSSVEGLCEGIRAGLVDVAIWVGTCADYPRGDASTGWNSVSRVFIEELPK